The DNA segment AGCATTAGGTATCCCCCTGTTTTGTCGAAATTCGAATTTAAATGCCAGGCCGTTATTTTCCCAATTTTTCTTTTCAATGGGTTGCCGAAGGAGAAAAGCATCAAGTAATGCAAGCAGTGTCACTCGGTGACTCAGCTTGGACCGCTACCTTTCCTCATCGTGTGACTCCCCTTTATGATGAATGGTTCGCTGGGCTGTTACTGCGCTGTGATGAAGTTAATCATTGGCCAAGTGGAACCACTTTGACCATGCTCAGACAGGCCAGTAGTCCAACGAAACTCATCCAACTCCCCAATCTCAGTGTGCCCACTCAATATCAAATTGAGTGCATGGCAGTGTGGCTGGCTTTGCCGGTACAAACCGTGCGTGATACCACCTATCTCCAGGAACTGACCAAGCTCTATGGTGTGCTCCATCCGGTTCCGAAGGATTTATGGCCTTCTCTCACCTTTCGCATCTGCCCCGAATGCTTGAGAAAAAATCGCCTCCTCAAACGAACCCTGGCGTTGCCCCATGTGTGGTGTTGTCCCTGGCATGAAGTCACATTATTGACCCGCTGTCAATGTGGATCCCCTTTACGCCTCTTCAATCAACAAGCACTGCCATTTACCTGTCACGTCTGCAGGCGAGACTGGGCTGATCTTCCCACGGTTTCTCCTACCCCTGAGCGAATTGCGATCACACGCCAACTCTTATCTTGCTACGAGAAGTTCCTTATTTGGGGCAATCCGGCGATGGTGGAGCAAGCCTTTTACGCTATTGTCCAAACCTGGGCAAACGAAATCAAACCCGGCTGGCGGCTGCCACCAGAATGGTTTCTTTGGGAGAACCGCCCGAGGCCAAGCCCTGCGTCATCAAATGGCGTTCCTTCACTTAGCCGCCTCGTATTCAACTTGATCAAATACCACCTCTACTTTGATCCGCGAGTCGTCTTCTGAGGCAAGGACAAGTGGGGATAATCGAAATATGCAAGCAGATTTTACTCAATAGTTGTGAGGAGGATTTTTTTGTTGACAGCCCGAAGTTAATGCTTGCAACCTTTGAAAAGATATGCTATCCTGCTGGCAACCGAATGGTAGGAACGTTGTAGAAGCTGAAGTACAACGTCCTCTACCAGCAAGTACCTCCCTGTATTACCCCTTTGTAGTGCTGAACTCATTCGTCAACTGTTGCTCGCCTCTTGACTTATGGAACCCTTTTGCGCCTCCTTGGTTTAATTTGAGATTCGTTCTATAAATGGAGGCCTTATGGTTAAAACAGCTTCCAGTCCAACCAACACACGACGCGGAACCCCTGGAGTCGACATCTTCAAACTTCCCGGAGCTTCTTATTCGGGCTATTTCAACAGTTATAAGACAGGGGATAAACAGCTTATTCGTATGCCGTACGCCTCAACACTAGAATTTAAACTCGGCTTGCTATATATGGAATATCATCCCCATGTTGTTCGCTTCCAACGAGGTGATATCAGTCCCGAGTTCGCCCATGCTCATCGCCATGCAACCCCTCTTTCTGTATCATTACCCTATCGGATTAATTATCCCTTTGAAGGGAAATCCCACGAGTACTGGCCAGATTACATCGGTATCTTGTCTGACGGCGGCCTTCTCATCGCCGAAGCAGGACTCACCAAGGAAAAATTAAAGGGGCAGGCGCTGGCGAAAGCCGATGCAGCACGCCGAGTTGCTCAATTGAAGGGTGGGGAGTATTGGATTGCCACGGAGCAGCACCTTTCTGATCGCCGCTTCAAAAACTTGCTGTTTCTTCACCGTTGCCGGGACGCTTTTGGAACCTTCGATGAAATTGCTGCTGCGCTTCGTGCTGACTGGCCTTGGGGAGAGGAACGCTGTGTTCGAGAGATCATCGAGCATTGGGGGAGCAGGTGGTCTGATGACGAAGTAGAAGCTGCCGTGTGGAAAATCGTTGGAGACGCTGCTGCTGCTGGGAAGCTTGTTGTTGATCTGAGTGAGGTCTTATTAGATTTAGACACGCCGCTCAACTTGTTGGACCCGGAGGCTCCACCGATCCTCCCCGATCCTCTTCCCGATTCGCTTGAGGGGATGCTCGCAGCTGAGCAGTCTCCTTCAGAAGAGCTGGCAGATGATGAGGAAGCCGAAGCCACTGTGCTTTCCGACGATGGGCTGATTCCTGGTCCAGCCTATGATCCCGAAGAGCTTGATAAGGAAAGTCGCGAAACGTTCAATCGCAATCGTGACGCTGTAATGGCTGTCCTTTCTGGGCAGGGAGTGCGCCAGGTAGCTGAGGCGAACGGCATGGTCCATTCTGCTTTGCTCTACCTCATCAAGCGGGTCAATGAATATGGTCAAATTGCTCTGGTGCCTTACGGGGTCTATCATCGTGATCCAGCGCTGCGCCCAGCATTTCAGGAGAAGATTCGCAAGCTCTACAAGAGTCGCATGCGCCCGACTGTCAGGGCGGTAGAAAGAGACCCTGAACTGAGGGCGCTAGCCGAAGAGTTGACTAAACTTGAAGGCAAGTTGGTGAAGCCTCCAACGTATCGGCAAGTTTGGTGGTTTATCAGACGCATCGAGAACGAGCGCGATATCGTGGAGGCGCGATCAGGCTTGAAACACCCCCCCAAGCCGCGCATGTCGCCTACCTCCTTTGTTCGCTCGATTACCGCCCCAGGACTTATCTGTCAAACTGATGAGCATGACCTGGACATCTTGGTGGTGACCCGGGATGGAACGGTCGTCACCCACCGTGTTCATGGTGCTGTGCTGATCTGTGTCAAAACAGCAGCCATCCTGGCGGCAGTTCTCTCCCTCGATAGCCTGAAAGAAGAAGACTACATGCGTCTGATCAAGCAGGCAATTGAGCGAAAAGACAAGCTGGTGCGGCTGTATGAATGCAAAAATTCCTGGCCCTGTCATGGAAAACCAGCCCTGGTTTTCCATGATCGTGGGAATATCTTCACCTCGGAGCGGGCGCAGCAAGTTTTGGTTGAACGGTTCCATATTACGACAGAGCGTGCGCCTGCGTTTTGTCCACAGGCAAAAGGAACAGTAGAAGCATTGTTTGTGTGGGTCATGGAGGAAGTGACGCATCGCTTACCTGGCACGACGAAAGCCAATCCACGAGACCGCGGAGCCTATCCGAGCGCCCAAGAGGCTGCGAAAGCAGGCATTACGCTTGATGTTCTGGAAATGTATTTCATTCGAGCTATCACCGATAGATACATGCTCAAGTGGAACGACCTCCGAAATCAGACACCTCAGAATTTGTGGAACGATGCGGTGCGCCAGTATGGCATCCCCAAATGGTTGGGGTCTCAAGATGATCTCAAACTGATGCTCATGAAAGCCCACAACCGCAAGAATCCAGCAACAGGGCGCTATGCCATCCAGGATGACCGCATTTCGTTCTTGGGACGCTGGTATGTCAGCCCAGGAGTGCTCAATCAGTTACGTGGCAAAGAGATCGACATTTACTATGACCGAAACGACATCTCGGTTATCTATCTCTTTTTAGAGGGTCTGCATGTGGGTGAGGCATATTGTGCTGAGTTCATGGGCCAAAGAGTCAGTCTGTGGGAGGCAAATGCTATACGTCGAGCCTCTGCGCCCCTGAAGAAAGCAGCTGAGGCCGAAAGTCTCGCAAATCACCAGGAGATTTTGGTGAAGGCCCGGTCTGGAAAACGCCACCAATACGAGGAATCGATCCGCATGGAAAGGCAACGCTTGCTCGATTTGCGGGATGGAGAAATCCATACAGATCAGGTGAATGCTACAGTGCGCGCGCTCAGACAGCATCAGCATCTCCAAAGTCAGGAGGAATCACCAGCGCCGGTATCAGGCGGTTTCACTTTCGAAGAGGATGAAAAAGACCAGCCAGCACGCCCGCTGGCCATTCGCCCACGGAGGAAACCTAATGGGTAATGAGTCTTCTCATCTGCCACCAGGTCGCTCATTCATAGAACGTACCGACTTTATCGACACTCCTTTTGAGCAACGCTTTCAGTGGCTTTTGCGTCTGGGATGGAAACAGCGAACGTGGCACGTGATTGGCGCGGTCCCCCGAAGCGGGAAGTCGTTTGGTATTGATGATCTACTTGAGCGCAGCGGAGCCAGCAAAGAAGCCACAGGACGAACCTATTTGCCCCTCCTGGTGATTCGTTCTCCGAAGAATCGGACGACAGAACGAGCCTTATGTGTTGCTTTGGCTGGCGCCTTTGGGGTGATCCCGAAAATGACAGCGGATACGCTTCACTCATGGTTGGTAGCAGAATGTGTTCGTGCCCAGGTGGAGTGCATTATCATTGATGATGCTCAAGATCTGTCGGTAGCTCACTTGCGCTATCTGAAAGAACTCACTGATGATTTGGCCGCGCTTCCACATCGTCGCCAGGTCGGACTCTGCCTGGTTTCTGCCACGTACGGCGAGGCGTTTCCCCTCCAGAAAGAACTAAACCAAACCGGCACGCTCTGGGCACAGTTTCGGGAGCGATTGGATAGAGAGCGACCATACTGTCGAGTCCCAGGGCATACGGAAGCAGAAGTACATGACATTCTGGGGGCCTATGAAGAGTTGTACCGCGATCAATTTCCCGACTTGCACCTGCGTAAGTGGACCAAATCTATCTATACATGCCTGACAGACCCGGCTCTAGATCCTCGATCAAGCAGGCGTGTCGTTATGTATCATCTCTCGACATTTGTGAGGCTTTCCTTAAAGAGGGCGGCTGAAGCTAGGTTGACCAATGTGGATAAATCCATCATGGAAACGGTAGCCAACCTGATGACATTAAGACGCGATGAAGTGATCGATATCGATGAGGTACCGCTCGAGGATGAGGAGTTACCTGGTAATGAAGTAACTGACATTGATGGATTGCCACCTGAGGATGAAGAGCCACCTGGTGAGGAATAGACCAGTGGATTCCATAGGGATACATGACCCCCACTGGCGCACAACCTTTCCTGATCGTGTCCTCCCTCAGGAAGGAGAGTGGCTGCTCGGTCTCTTGCTACGTTGTGATGAAGCCAATGGGTGGTTCAGCGGAACGACGGCGTTATACATCGCACGGTTCGCTACAGGGCCCCAAACACTGAGCAGATCAGCGCTCTTTGTGATGGGCTCGATTTTTGAGCTTCCATTGCTTGCTGAGAGGCTGGTTGTCACTCCCAAGGAGATTTTCGCTACTACTTTCACCGCGCCACTCCAGCGCCTCTATGCCCCTGCTTCTCCCAATGTAGCCCAGATTGGGCCATCCCCACCGTTTCGTGTCTGCCCAAAGTGCCTGGCCCAGAATAAACTCCTCCCCCTTTCTCTCGCCTTGCCCGCTATTCAAAACTGCCCTACGCATCACCTGGTCTTGCAAACCGTATGCTGTTGTGGCGTCCCGCTCCGTCCATTCTCTAGGCATATCAAACCGTTTACCTGTGAGAAGTGTGGCCTGTATTGGTCCAATTTGCCCCAATTGCCTGCTGAACCAGCTGCCCTCAAAATCGAAGCCAAGTTGTACTCCCTCTATGGGTTCTTTTTGACAAAGGGAACACCAGAGATCATTGCATATGCGCTTCGTCTGATTCGTACCTCGGAAGCAAAGAACACAAAGCGAGAAACCACGGAGCCTGGAGGCAGCTCCCTCTTCAAGAATTCGTACTATTCTGGAACCGTCTCACTGGCATTTCTGGTGACCAATCTGGTTGGCCAGGGAATCACGATGGAAGATATTGCGTGGCCTGCCCGCCCTTTCTCAAAGGAAGAACGGTACTGTCTCAATCGCGCCTGTCCCTTGTTTAGTGTCGTGGATGCAGGTAATGTGCATCGCTATGGTCACCGCGATGGGGTGCAAGAGTGGTATTGCAACATGTGTGGCAGCCGGTTCATCGGCGACCATCTCTGTATGTCCTTTGACGTGGGGTGTCACGGCCAAGGAAACGATGATGTTTATCTTTCGTCTAGCGCCATTGAGCGCGCCCAGAAGCGCCTGGCACGGTGGAAACAAAAGCTTGAGGCTACCTGCGAAGCCATGCTGGTACGTGGAGAACCCATTGCAGTCGAAAATGCCTTTGCACACGCGGGGATTCCAGGAACAGCGAATCTGCGAGCAACCCGCCTGGGGTTAGTGCGCCTGGTGGCCGAGTATGCTGCAAGACAGGAACAAGCACTACCTCCAGAAGGACGAGAACGGTGGGTGGTGCGTACACATATGCACCGACGAAAGAAGCTTCTCGCAAAGCAGAAAACAGAGGGTGCTGGTAGTGGTCCTGACTCGCAGGAAACTGCCTGAGCGCTTCCAGATTTGCATACTCTGGCAGCGATGTTAGATGTAATCTCCATCTGTCTCGTTTGCTAGAGGGTTTCGATGCTGCTCCTGGCTGCTCCGAAAAACCCATTGTTCGGGAGGAGTGGTCAGTCGTTTCCGTGAGGTCTTGAGCGCTTTGGCAAGCTTGTCGATGGTCGCATAGTGGGCATTCGCCCCGCGTTCGAGACGACTAATCGTGGCAATTCCCACGCCAGAGCGCGCCGCCAATTCTTCCTGGGAAAGTGTCGCACGTTTTCGCATTGCCGCCAATCCGGGTACTGGCACGCCCCTGGTGTCCTCTGCCACGCTGTTGTGTGCATTCCTCCTGTCTGGTTGCACACAACATAGCACACCTTATTAATAGTAGATTGCTTATTTTAATCAATACTTTATCTTTACCTAATCATCAAGTAATCACTATATGATTTATTGTATGGAGTCTGGCTTTTAATGCACTGGCTTCTTTCCAGACTTATAATGAGAAGATTTGCAACAATATCGAAGTTTGTAGTACATTGAGAGGTAAAGACGTAGCCTTCGGCCTGTGCTGCGGGACCATGCGCGTGAAAATGCAGGGAGCGGGCGCGATTTCCACCTGCATCAAAACGCTCTTCCCAGTCAGGTCTGCTTCGTTCGTTTAAGCGTTTCTGCCAGGAGATCCCCGGCTTTCCCTGTTCGGTGCTGTTCCGGCATCTGGCTACAGCTCCTTTACATACAGGCGTCTACGAGAGACAAGCACCACCGAAGCTGTCGTGAACACCATGTGTCAATGGCATTGGTTTCTACTTCTTCAGATAAGATGATTGACCTTACGGTTGCCCAATATCATATGGTCTTCCTCTGCGGCACCTTCTCATTGCGCAAACGATTGCCTCCTCCGGCTTGTCTCTCTCTGCTCTGACAGCTCTCAAACAGCGTCAAAACTGGTGAATAGGTGAGCACTCAGTAGGAAATTAATGATGCAAACGAGGAAACAACCCAAGAACGTCTGTGTTATCGTGAAAGAAAAGCGTGTAAGGGAGCAGACACACCAACGTGGGAGGCAACACCAGAGGAGTGCCAGTGCCATCTTTAGCACTCTTCCGAAAACGAGCAGCCCTCTCTCAGGGAGAGTTGGCGGCGCGCGCAGGTGTGGGGAGGGCTACGATTAGCCGACTTGAGCGGGGCGGAAGCGCAAGCTTTGAGACCATTGAGCGGCTCGCAAAGGCGTTGAGGAAAGAACGCACCCAGTTGACCCAAAAACCACGTCTGGCGACCAGTAGGAAACACTCCAGAGCGATCTCACAAGGCTGAGAGTTCTGGAATGCCCTCCTTGAGAATGCTTGAATCTCCTGGTTCGAGCAGCATCCTTCTGCTCTCGAATGAATATGGGAGACACCAGATTCGAGCTTCATGAGAACTCCGGTGTTGTTGATGAAGGAGATTTGCATGGCGACAGCCCTCACCATTGGGACAGTGCCTTTGGAGGAGATTCACGACCTGCGCTGGCCGACGGATCGCCATCTCGTGCAGTCGTTTCGGAAGACGCTGCAGCATAGCGGGCACTTTGCCCCCATGCATTTGAATCGTGTCTGGCAACCAGAGGTTTCCTGGCGCTATGAGGTCATTGATGGGTTCCACCGCTACGAGGCGGCCAAAGCCGAAGGGGTGGCTTCGCTGCTCTGCCAGGTCGTGGAAATCGAGGCCCAGCAGGCGCGCTATGCCCGCATTCAAGCCTGCGTGGGTAAGCCCGCAGAGGTCACGCGAGAGCGGGCCTTGCGCGAACTGCGGTTGGCTTTTATCAGCGATATGCGCGGCGTCATTGGCAGTCCAGCGCTCCTCTATGAACCCATTCTGAGCGAAGAGGGACAGGTGCAGGCGCGGCTGCGCGCTCTGCCACTGCCTGAGGAGCCGCTGGCCGCCCTGGAGGCGCTGACCGACCATCTGCTGGCGACGCAGCAAGACGTGCTTCCATCCTTCCTCCCGTCTGGGGTACAAGGAGGGGGTCGCACGCCCTTTGGGCAGCGCACTGGTTGGGAACAGCATCTCACGGACTGGCTTGCTGACCTGGGCGAGCGCTTCGGCTATGATTCCAGCTGGCTCCTCCAAGAGCTGCATCTGCATGTTCTCCAGGAACAGGGGCTGGGCCAGGGCTGGGCCACCCGCGAGCGCGATGCCTTCCAGCGTCAGGGAGGCTACGCCTTTCATGCCCTCTGGCTCTGGAACGTGCCTGATGTGGAACTGCGCGCCTGGCTGCGTCGGCAGATCCAGGCGCATCCCGAGCAGAGCGAGTGGCTGTGGAAAGCGCTCATGCTTTTAGGGTTCACCACGGCCCCGCAGCCTGGCAATCCGTTCCAAACGCTGCCCAAAAGCGCTCTGCTGGCCTTGTTCAATCGCCATCCTAGTCCCCGCGACCTGTATCTGGCGCTGCGGGATCGGCAGGCCGGGCCGCCGCGCGACTCAGCCTCAGCGCCGCCTCCTCCACCAGCTGCACCGCCTCCTCCACCTGCCGCCCCAGTCCGTGAAGTGCCCGCCTCCGCTCCTCAAGAGCTGCCGCTTGTTGTTCCTGATAAGCCGGAACAGGTGTCCAGTGTCTTTACTGTCGTCTCGCCAACCTTTGGGCAGCCCCCACCTCGGCCTACTGCTCCGGTAATGCCCCCGGCTGCGCCGCCAGCCAAGCCGCCCGCCCCACGGAGTGCCGCAGTCCCACCGCGAGCGCCTCAACAGCCGGATCCTACCGCGGCCTATCAGCCGGTGCATAACGCCTGTGTTGCCTTGCTGCAAGCCATCGAGCAGCTCAACGCGCAGTATGGGCGAGCATGGATGCAGTGGGAGCAGGCCCAGGCTGATTTGGCCCACCTGCGCGCCATTCTTGCGCCAGGTGATGAGAGCTCCAACCAGTGAAACGGCACTAGGCGGCGGAGACGCCTGTGTGCCAGATGATGGTATGAGGAGTGGACGTGGGTCGTCCCAAGTATGGGTCCCATACCGATGTGACGAATACGCTATAGATAACCAGGAAATGTGGAGGAATTGTCACCAATGTCCGTGTCTTCCCCTTCTCCTCGATGTGAGGAAGTCCTCACCTTGGCACGCCAGTTGGGGGTACTCCGTTCTCGTGATCTAGCCGCGCATGGCCTGGCCCGCGAACATCTGCGTCGGCTTGTCCAGGCCGGGCATCTCCAGCAGATTGAGCGGGGCTTCTATCACCTTCCTGCTGTTGATCAGTCCGAGCACTCCCCGCTCGTCGAAGTGGCCGGGCGCGTCCCGGCAGGAGTGGTCTGTTTGCATTCGGCTTTGGCTTTTCATCATCTCACGACTCAGGCGCCGAGAGAAGTGTGGCTGGCTCTGGAGCGGGATACCTACCAGCCCCGCGTCACATGGTGGCCGCTCCACATCGTTCGCTTCTCTGGATTGGCCTGGACTTTCGGGATGCAAGCGCATCAGGTGGAAGGGATACCAATCCAGGTGTATTCCCCCGCCAAAACCGTGGCGGATTGCTTCAAGTTTCGCTATAAACTTGGGTGGCATGTTGCGGTAGAGGCTTTGCGCGAGACGTGGCGCGCTCGGCGAGCGACACTAAGCGAGCTCTGGGAGGCTGCCCAGGTGTGCCGGGTCACCAGTGTGATGGGCCCGTATCTCGAAATCCTGGGGTGAGCCACTCGCCCCAGGAATAAGCTGATACAGGGTTGTTCATGAGCAAGCCTCTGGATCAATTATTATTCAGCCTGCCTTCACCTATGTCGTGTTCAGACCTGCCCTCCTGCTGGGCTGAACGAGCGAGAAGCCATATGCCGTTTCGGTTCTGCTATACTAAAAGCTAAAGCGTCAGCCACCAGGTAAAAGGGGAGCTTATGACCACCCTTGAGCAAGCTATTCAGACGTTGCTCGATACCAGAGCTGCCGACCTCGTGCGCTTCGCCTGGGGCCAGAAGGGCACGACCTTTCAGAAAGCGCTTCCTCCCCTGCCCGTCTTTGATGCGCAGGTGGTCGTTTCCCATCTCTGCCGGGTGCAGCATGGACACAACATTGGTCTGGTGCATCTGCAGATGCAGGCAACGCCCAATCCACTGCTCTCTGAGTCGATCTTTGAACAGGGAAGCGGAGTCTGGTGTGAAACCCATCTGCCCGTCCTCTCGACACTCTACTGGCTCGCCAAGGGGCATGCCCCGCCCTCTTCACCTTATCAGTGGATGGTCGATGGCCGTCCAATGCTGCAATGGTTCTTTCGCATCATCGACATTACCAGCTTGTCGGCTGCGACCCTCCTGCACTCGGAACTCCCAGGCTTACTCCCACTGATCCCTTTCACACAGGATGCAGATAGCAAGACCATTGAACGCGCCAGGCAACAACTGCCAACGGCCTTACCAAGAAAGCAAATTGAGCAACTGGAAACCTTACTCCTGTTCTTCTGGGAGTATGTTCAAAGGAGCTCCACAGATTAATATTGGCTGCTAAGTAGGGAGAGGTGGTGTAAAGCTTCCTCAGACATGAATGCCTGGTCATCTACGACTAGGGCTTTCCTTGCCAGCTTCCTTCATGGCCTCGCTAGTGTGTCGTGCCGTCTTATTATTCCTGTTACATCTTACATTCAATTGCCCCTGTTTTTGCTGGATGCTTCAGCCTGCTTCAGCTATGCTTTGGATAGCTGAAACGCACCGTGCATTGGCGAGTGCTCGCCAATGCACGGTATCCAGCAGATTCCTTAATAGAAAGGAGGGGGCAATGATGAGGAATCGATACAACCGCACTGCCGGCCACCATTCCAGCGGGTCGGGAGAGGCCGCTCTCAAGCTGATACTCTTCCTGGCGTTGTCCATCGGGGTACAAGTGCTGGTCAGTGCTCTGAATCGGCGCCTATCGTCCTAGTGCATTTCCACCAAAGGTGATGGCGAATGTGGTATACTACAGGGCATGAGACCCCCCATTTTTACCCGACCTTTCACCCCAGACGAGCAGCATCAGATCCAGGCTGGGTTGCGTTCGTCCGATGCGTTTGTGCTGCGTCGCAGCCAGATTTTGCTGGCCTCGGCCCGTGGCGAGCGCGCTCCGGTCATCGCTCGCCAACTCAGCTGCGACGACCAGACCGTGCGCAATGTGATCCACGAGTTCAATACGACGGGCCTGACGGTCTTCCAGGAAGGCTCCTCTCGCCCGCACCGCCTGCGCACGACCTTCTCCGAGGAAGCCGCACAGCAGGTAAGAGCTCTGGTGCATCGCAGTCCCCACGACTTCGACAAAGCGAGCGGGCTGTGGACCTTAGACCTGGTGGCCCAGGTCAGTTTCGAGCAGGGACTGACGAGCACGCTCGTGTCCGACGAGAGTATCCGCCGTCTGATCAAACGCTTAGGCCTCAACTGGAAGCGGGCCAAACACTGGATCACCAGCCCCGACCCGCAGTACCTGGTAAAAAAAACGCCCGAGACCGTTTGATTGCTTGGGCCAGTCACCAGCCCACCTGGGCGATCGGCTTTGGTGATGAAGTCTGGTGGAGCCGCTTTGCGCTGCCTCAGGCGCATGCCTGGCAAAGTCCGGACCACCCCGTGCGGTTGGTCGAACAAGCCTGGCGCAAGGATGACCCTGACCCCAAAGCGCTGGCCTGCTACGGGGTCCTGTGGCAGCAGGGAACCCCCGAAGACCCCGACCGCTCGCAGATCTGGCTGCGCTTCGTGACCGGACGGCCGGTCAGCGCGATCACCAGTCAGTTCTTGGACTGGTGCTGCCAGCGACTGCACCAGCAAGGGAAGACCCATTGGCTCTTGATCTGGGACAATGCCTCCTGGCATAAGAGCCAGGCGGTGCGGAGGTGGATACGGGCGCACCATCAGCAGGTCAAGCAAGCGGGCAAAGGGGTACGCATCCTGCCCTTCCTGTTGCCGACGCAAAGCCCCTGGCTCAATCCGATTGAACCCAAGTGGGTGCATGCCAAGCGCAACGTGGTGGAGCTTGACGGCCTGCTGTCGGCTCGCCAATTGGCGGAACGCATCTGTGCTTACTTTGACTGCTCGTATGAACCCCATCTCATCATCTCCGAACAGGTCGCGTGATTATGCACTAGTGACACTGGCTTGCGGGAGGCAGCGAAAGCTGCCTCCCGCAACCTTGATAACGCGAAAGGGGATGCATGTTGCAGGAATGTATGAAATATAGGGAGCAGAAGGAGGTCGGAAGAGTTTCTCTGCTCTCAACACGAGGATACGATGATAGCATCTACGAGCTTGCCCAGGTGCTATACTAAAGCTCAATTGTTGGAAGAAGCGCGAGCACGACACTATCCAGTGACGGAACGCTTGCTCACTGATTGGGTTGAACGAGGTTTGCTGGGGAGGCCAGAACGGCATGGTCAGGGGCGGAAAAAGGGCATAGGCGCCTGGTGGTCACGCCAGTACGCTTCCAGCCAGTAGCGGTGCGCGCAGTTTGGTGGCATGTCCATGTCGCCCATCGATCAGGGCCGCCTCGCCCTCGGTACGCACCCGCTTGAGGAAGTGGTAGGCCGTGGAACGGCTGATCCGCAGGCCCGCAGCGGCCACCGCTTCGTGCCAGGGCTGCCCCTGGAGCATGTGTTTCACCGCCTGCATCTTAGCTGACCGGTATGCTGCTGCCTGCATCGCGGCGCTCCCTTCATTGGGTTAGACGGTTCTCTTGCCTCGCGCAGGATACCAGATTGGTGCGTCCGAGTCTAGCTGCACACTTTAGCAGATGGGCAGACTCCCTGAGACACCTTTGACAAATTGGAGTTCTTGAAAGCGTTGGTGCATATGGACCTAAGTGGTCCATCCGGTAAGTATCTGCTATAATACGGGCATCTGCTTGCTGGAGGTGCCCGATGCCCCGTCCCCTGCCCACACGTGACCTGACGCCCGAGGAACGCGCTGACCTCGAACACCTGACCCGCTCCCGAACAG comes from the Ktedonobacterales bacterium genome and includes:
- a CDS encoding helix-turn-helix domain-containing protein; protein product: MRPPIFTRPFTPDEQHQIQAGLRSSDAFVLRRSQILLASARGERAPVIARQLSCDDQTVRNVIHEFNTTGLTVFQEGSSRPHRLRTTFSEEAAQQVRALVHRSPHDFDKASGLWTLDLVAQVSFEQGLTSTLVSDESIRRLIKRLGLNWKRAKHWITSPDPQYLVKKTPETV
- a CDS encoding helix-turn-helix domain-containing protein, whose protein sequence is MQAAAYRSAKMQAVKHMLQGQPWHEAVAAAGLRISRSTAYHFLKRVRTEGEAALIDGRHGHATKLRAPLLAGSVLA
- a CDS encoding transposase; the encoded protein is MIAWASHQPTWAIGFGDEVWWSRFALPQAHAWQSPDHPVRLVEQAWRKDDPDPKALACYGVLWQQGTPEDPDRSQIWLRFVTGRPVSAITSQFLDWCCQRLHQQGKTHWLLIWDNASWHKSQAVRRWIRAHHQQVKQAGKGVRILPFLLPTQSPWLNPIEPKWVHAKRNVVELDGLLSARQLAERICAYFDCSYEPHLIISEQVA